One segment of Clupea harengus unplaced genomic scaffold, Ch_v2.0.2, whole genome shotgun sequence DNA contains the following:
- the edaradd gene encoding ectodysplasin-A receptor-associated adapter protein: MTPGCIMSPLGRIQQPVENDGNECICPPSISSGFTKDLEYLNSPCEKCCFPAPPPMISDLMNDGDLLQRLQQKLDPAHCTVKNWKNFASRWGMSYDELALLEHRTQASVSLSPTQEFLLRNNQKSVRELTELCRLYQRIDVLRLLQRWMENDWPSRWQHAH; this comes from the exons CCAGTGGAAAATGATGGGAACGAGTGCATTTGCCCACCATCAATCTCTTCAG GCTTCACAAAGGACCTGGAGTACCTGAACAGCCCGTGTGAGAAGTGCTGTTTCCCAGCCCCGCCGCCCATGATCAGCGACCTGATGAACGACGGCGACCTGCTCCAGCGGCTGCAGCAGAAGCTGGACCCGGCCCACTGCACGGTCAAGAACTGGAAGAACTTCGCCAGCCGCTGGGGCATGAGCTACGACGAGCTGGCCCTGCTGGAGCACCGCACGCAGGCCTCCGTGAGCCTCAGCCCCACGCAGGAGTTCCTGCTGCGCAACAACCAGAAGAGCGTGCGCGAGCTCACCGAACTGTGCCGCCTGTACCAGCGGATCGACGTGCTGCGCCTGCTCCAGCGCTGGATGGAGAACGACTGGCCCTCGCGATGGCAGCACGCCCACTAG